The Kribbella jejuensis region CGAGCACCACCGTGGCGGCGAGACCCAGCGCCACCGCCGACGTGGTCTGCCAGCCCGGCAGCGCCACGTCCGGCGCGTCGGCCGGCAGGTCGGAGAAGAACATCAGCACGATCACGCGGATGTAGAAGAACGCCGCGACGAGGCTGGACAGTACTGCGACCACGACCAGCGGCCACGCGCCACCGGTCCAGGCCGCGCTGAAGACCGCCCACTTGCCGGTGAAGCCCGCGGTCAGCGGGATACCGGCGAAGGACAGCAGGAAGAAGGCGAAGATACCGGCCAGCAGCGGCGACTTCTTGCCCAGCCCCGCCCACCGGGACAGATGCGTCGCCTCGCCGCCCGCGTCCCGGACGAGCGTGACGACCGCGAACGCGCCGATCGTCGGGAAGCCGTACGAGACCAGGTAGAACAGCACCGCCTGGGTCGAGGTGATCCCGTTGTGCACGCCGTTGCCCGCCTGCGCGAGGCCGACGAACGCGGTCAGCAGGAAGCCCGCGTGCGCGATCGACGAGTACGCCAGCATCCGCTTCACGTCGGTCTGGGTGATCGCGACGATCGAACCGACCACCATGGTGAGGATCGCGATGATCCACATCATCGGCGCCCAGTCCCAGCGGGAGCCGCCGAGCCCGACGTAGAAGACCCGCATCAGCCCGACGAACGCCGCGATCTTGGTGCAGGCCGCCATGAAGCCGGTGACCGGCGTCGGGGCGCCCTGGTACACGTCCGGCGTCCAGGAGTGGAACGGTACGGCGCCGACCTTGAACAGCATGCCGACCCCGAGCAGACCGGTACCGGCCAGCAGGATCGTGTCGCCACTGGTCTGGGTACCGAGCGCGTCGGCGATGCCGCCGAGCGACATGGTGCCGGCGTACCCGTACAGCAGCGCGATACCGAACAGCAGGAACGCCGACGAGAACGCACCGAGCAGGAAGTACTTCATCGCGGCTTCCTGCGAGATCAGCCGGCGACGCCGCGCCAGCCCGCAGAGCAGGTACAGCGGCAGCGAGAAGACCTCGAGCGCGACGAACAGGATCAGCAGGTCGTTCGACGCCGCGAACAGCATCATGCCGCCGACCGCGAACAGCGTCAGCGGGAAGATCTCGGTGTGCTCGATGCGAGCCGCCGTACCCTCCCGCTCGGCCTCCGAGCCGGGCACCGCGGCCGCCTGGCCCGCGAACGCGGACAGGCCACCGTCGATCGAGCGCTCGGCGAACAGCAGCACGCTGATCAGCGTCAGCGCCAGCAGGATGATCCAGGTGAACAGCGCCGGGCCGTCGACCGAGATCGCGCCCTGG contains the following coding sequences:
- the nuoN gene encoding NADH-quinone oxidoreductase subunit NuoN, which gives rise to MLLPLADFIKPSIEYGELLPLFIVFGAAAVGVLVEAFVPRPLRHLVQLTITVVAVIAAGVRTGMLMHGKKEIIAAQGAISVDGPALFTWIILLALTLISVLLFAERSIDGGLSAFAGQAAAVPGSEAEREGTAARIEHTEIFPLTLFAVGGMMLFAASNDLLILFVALEVFSLPLYLLCGLARRRRLISQEAAMKYFLLGAFSSAFLLFGIALLYGYAGTMSLGGIADALGTQTSGDTILLAGTGLLGVGMLFKVGAVPFHSWTPDVYQGAPTPVTGFMAACTKIAAFVGLMRVFYVGLGGSRWDWAPMMWIIAILTMVVGSIVAITQTDVKRMLAYSSIAHAGFLLTAFVGLAQAGNGVHNGITSTQAVLFYLVSYGFPTIGAFAVVTLVRDAGGEATHLSRWAGLGKKSPLLAGIFAFFLLSFAGIPLTAGFTGKWAVFSAAWTGGAWPLVVVAVLSSLVAAFFYIRVIVLMFFSDLPADAPDVALPGWQTTSAVALGLAATVVLGLVPGPVLDLAARAGEFIR